Proteins encoded in a region of the Bactrocera tryoni isolate S06 chromosome 4, CSIRO_BtryS06_freeze2, whole genome shotgun sequence genome:
- the LOC120775004 gene encoding homeobox protein abdominal-A-like, translated as MDDGSISGASVRGLALTTAATTKDAHDNVDSTSGGGNAINNSNNTSSGSNNNNSARYLGSLSDCQNVSSSGIGIGSGGGGGSDLSVSAVGTSAITHIKQSPTSPSPMSSNALEATPTVLQQQHHHRQSNEELFGATAATAIVAHPHSTLATLDMQQQQQQQAHAHAQQHHHQQQQQQQQQQQHLQRLGSLNSISATASAAAADVVTSSRGGIGALTHTLGSGSSLLNERPPPPPYSSSAAVMASKVFHAGSCAASSMEALNADEPPLAASSSRLTAYEQFLKLSAQEYAATSASDNASVLNLSSIGKAASENDLMLRHANVAAVMAAAAAGSVSVVEGSGVNIADSCERN; from the coding sequence ATGGACGACGGTTCGATAAGCGGCGCCAGTGTGCGCGGCTTGGCGCTCACAACGGCGGCAACAACAAAGGATGCGCACGACAATGTCGACAGCACCAGCGGTGGCGGCAACGcaatcaacaacagcaacaacacaagcagcggtagcaacaacaacaatagcgcgCGTTACCTCGGCAGTCTCAGCGATTGCCAGAACGTGAGCAGCAGCGGTATTGGCATTGGCAGCGGCGGTGGCGGCGGCAGCGATTTGAGTGTCTCAGCCGTTGGCACATCGGCCATAACGCACATCAAGCAATCGCCAACATCGCCGAGTCCAATGAGCAGCAACGCTTTGGAAGCCACACCAACtgtgctacaacaacaacatcatcatcGACAATCAAACGAAGAGCTGTTCGGCGCCACAGCCGCCACGGCCATTGTGGCACATCCCCATTCGACGTTGGCGACGCTCGacatgcagcagcaacaacagcagcaagcacatgcgcatgcgcaacaacaccatcaccagcaacaacaacaacagcagcagcaacagcaacatttACAAAGACTCGGCAGCTTGAACAGCATCAGCGCCACTGCCAGCGCAGCAGCCGCCGACGTCGTAACCAGCAGTCGCGGCGGTATTGGCGCGCTCACGCACACGCtcggcagcggcagcagctTGCTAAACGAGCGTCCGCCACCACCGCCGTACAGCAGCAGCGCTGCTGTTATGGCTAGCAAAGTATTTCATGCCGGCTCCTGCGCTGCCAGCAGCATGGAGGCGTTGAACGCCGATGAACCGCCACTAGCGGCGTCGAGCTCGCGCCTAACCGCTTACGAACAGTTTCTCAAATTGTCCGCACAAGAGTATGCAGCGACGTCGGCGTCCGACAATGCGTCGGTGCTGAATTTGAGCAGCATCGGTAAGGCGGCATCAGAGAACGATTTGATGTTGCGGCACGCGAATGTCGCAGCGGTTATGGCGGCCGCAGCGGCGGGGAGTGTCAGCGTGGTGGAGGGCAGCGGTGTTAACATCGCGGATAGTTGTGAGCGTAATtaa